The sequence ACTTTTCACCAGCGAACCTGAACTCAAAAACAAGTGACAAAAATAACCCAATAGCAAATTAATCACTAAAAAGTTCCAAACGACTGATCACTTGCTAAAAGTTTTCACCAGAGAATCCAAACTTAAAACATCACAAGTAGCAAATAAATCTGCCAAGGGCTGTACTAGAAGTACCGAACGACTACAGAGCTGACTTATTACCAAACCAAAATTATATGGCAAGAATTTTGTAATAACAAATGGGAGGTGGCAGGTGTCtcgtggaattagtcgaggtgaGCGAAAGCTGGCCTGGACACCACGgtcatcaaaaaaaaatgacGCTATTGGCAATTTCTCATTTACACCAATACCTTCAAGCTACAGAGCTTCCTAACATAAAAGTCACAGGTATAGTACCCAAACCCATCTAAACTAGTTTAGATCTCACAGAGAGCATAACTTTGGTACAGCCCTACCTGGTAAGACTTATGGAAATTTCTTCTACCACTAGAGAAAGCATAGCAAATACCTCTATTTTAGTATCTATCATGTAATTAGGCTCTTAAACTTACTAATCTGTGCCAGCAAAAGGAGTTAATGACCCCAAGATattataattctttaaaaaaaaaaactttcttcaAAAGATGGTTGGCAGTGAAAGGAGAACAAAACTACTAATTAGAACAAGACAATTTGGACACAGAAACTACTCACTTCACTTCGTAATGCATCAGTAGCCGTCTTGCGTTCTGCGGGATCAATTGCAAGTAATGTATCAATCAGGGGAAGTGAAGACTGAGGAAAATCTTTAAAAGTCTCCTTAATGCATCGTCTGTAGGGTTCTCGAGGCTTGAAAAGTGTTGCATTCGGCAACTTGGACTTCTTCCAGTACTCCTCTGATGGTGAACCACAGAGTTTATATATCTTATGCAATTGTTCTACCTTAGTGACAGAAAAAATTGCCGTTAATAACTCATGCAGGAAAATAAAAACAGTCCTGTGTATTAACACATTCCATATAAGCTTAAAGTCAGTTGGGATACTTGTCACAGAAATTCTATAGTTTGTGGCCTTGGAAGTATCAAAATAAATGCTAATTAAACGATCTCCCAGATAGAGTACTCCTGATTCCAGAAAAATACAAGAGACAGTCTAAAGCTACTGGCAAGAAACAGAATCAATTTAAAGTTTAACACATACTGTCCACagttttctttcaattttagaGACGTAGTATGCAAACATCACCCTTATAAATGTTGTTAGGTTGTTATCCAATAAGAGCTAGTAAAAACCATTGTTCCTCACAGAATTGATCGCTTTTATTCAATTTCCAAAATTGGCAATACTGGTAGAAATGGTATGCACACAGCCTAATCATCCATGGGTCGGAATTCAGATACTCTTATCATTGAGACCATCATTCCAAAGATAGTAACCAATTATAGAGAGTTCATTTTTGAAACTGACAATTATAGAGAGTTCACTTTCCCTGAGCATATAGATTATCCTAATCGACTCTGCTGAATTTCTCATGTTGATAAAATGGGCCTTGTAAATAGTAATAAGTCACTTTGGGTCTATTACAAGAAACCCTTGCAAAACTACAGCAATTTATAACATATTACTACAGAAAATTAATAACAAACTACGGGGATTACCTCAGTCCGACCAGGCATAATGGGTTTTCCAGCCAATAACTCAGCTAAGATGCAACCTGCACTCCATAAATCAATACCTACACCATAATCAGTAGCACCTAGAAGCAGCTCTGGTGGTCTATACCAGAGAGTAACCACCCGACTAGTCATTTGATGCTTATGAGAAGGATCGAAAATAGTAGCCAGTCCAAAATCAGCAATTCTGAGAATGCCAGAATTGTCAAGAAGAAGATTTGACCCCTTAATATCGCGATGAAGCACATGACGATTGTGACAATGCTCAAGGCCAGACAACAGCTGATGCATGTAGCATTTAACCTGCAATAAAAGAACAATAATCAGCAAACTCTAATTCTACAACTGAGATGGATATTATCTAACTCGCATCCCTCATTCTTCAAAGCAGAACTACTACCACTCAGCATCCTAACCTGTGCTTCGGTAAACTTGATCTCTGGACTTGCAGCAAGTCCAGCCAAATCATGATCCATGTACTCAAAGACCAGGTATAAACTACATGACATTCGTGAGGTAACCAAGCCTTCCAATTTGATGACATTGGGATGATCTAGTTGTCGCAAAATGATAATTTCTCTAGCCATGAATCTCACACTCTCAGGTTCTAGATTGTCAAAACGCACTTTCTTTAGAGCAACAATTTTACCAGTAACAGTATCTCTCGCTTTGTAGACATTACTGTATGTCCCTTGGCCAATCTATTAAGAAAAACAGAGGCAGATTGTTAATCATCAAAAGCAAAAGTTTAATTCAGGACTCGAGAGAACTTGAAATGTATcaaggaaaacaaaaagaaatctTAAAAGCTACCTTATCAATTTTCTCAAAAGTGTCAGCGCGTCGTGGGAGCCAACCATCAATTGCTTCCCCAACATGAGCAGAGAGCCAGGAAGGCCATCCAGCAGCAACCTGCTCCCCATGTTTATGCTTAGGTGGATTACTTAATCTTGGATCAGGCTTCgaccttctcttttctttcctAGATTTTCCGTCATGCTCCGTCTTGTCATCCTTCTTAGTTTCATCACCTTCATCGGCTTCCACAACTTCAGTGTCAACAGTTACATTTTCAGCCCCCTTGACCTCTAAAGTTTCAGTGGATTCAGCGCTAATGCTCTGACTCTTCTTCTCATAATGCGCACCTTCCCTTTTCTCCTCTCTGCCATTGTGTACTAAGCCTGATGAAGCTTCCCGACCCAAAACACACCCCATCTTTCAGGTCTACACTTCATAACTCAACATTCTCATGGATTAAACAACCAAATTTCCACAAATCAACTCAGAATCTACAACACCTACAATAGCAATATGATAGTCCATAATTAAATTGGCCaagcaagaaaaaaagagtaaatcATTAAATAGGCtagagaaaaggaaaaaaaaaacagtaaatCATTAAATTGGCAATAGTTGAGTTCCCTACTTAGCATCAAATCTTAAGGACCCATGACAAAGCCCCCCAACCTTGCCCGCCCCATAAACAAGAAGAATCCAAAGAAACAATTACTCCAACACTGGGCAAagtttggtaattttttttaaaaggggTGGTCAATTAGACAAAATTATCACAGATTCAAACATAGTCAACAAACAATCATAACAGTAACCCCCTTCTTCTCAGAAACTAACACACATCAACCATCAATTACAACTCCAAcacaaaaacagaaacaaccCTTTTACTTGGTCGCACTTGTCACCCAGTTTCAGATTCACAGTCAAACCCAAATCAATCTTTTCATCTGACCCAAAATAAAACCCACCAAGACAGACCCACACTGTAGAAACAAAGATACATCTACAAAACGATAAAAACCCTAATACCCAAATTAACAAAAACTACAACACACGTCCACAAACATGAAAATGACAGTCTTTATTCTAGTAAAAGTCCAAGAAAAGCATCAAAAAAAAAGGGGTAAGTGGAAATTACTTGCTGGGTTGATCAAATCTGAGCCAAAAATAggaaataagagagagagagaaagagttTTATGTGGTGTCTGTAGTCTTCAACGTTTCTTTGCTGTAAGACAAGAAAAGAGtataatcataaaagaatcaATCGGACAACCAATCTCTTCagtatatacaaataatatataaatatatagatatagagAGGGGGTGGGTGGGGTGATTCATTTACGTGGGGGGGGATTTGTTCTTCTGCAAGTCAAAACACTCGACTGTGGGGACAGGGCATAGAGAAGAGTTTTTGGAATCACGGGCGAGATTTTCTCCAacaaaatagaatttattttgtttactaTATAGAAAAAAAGTGGTCTTATATCATAATTACATGAAATCATTTGACCAAAAGCATAATTTAGCTTTTGAAAAAGagattagatattttaataattttagttgtgtgtttttttgtaataatttatttgttgattattagaatttgattaattgattgatccttagaaaaaaatatggaatgaCGATTTGcaataagatttattttatacGAGAGTGCAAAATAATAAGTCGAAGTGTTTTAAGACATAATGAGACAATGTACAGTAATACAGTCGATGTNaatttattttgtttactaTATAGAAAAAAAGTGGTCTTATATCATAATTACATGAAATCATTTGTCCAAAAGCATAATTTAGCTTTTGAAAAAGagattagatattttaataattttagttgtgtgtttttttgtaataatttatttgttgattATTAGGATTTGATTAattgaagagaaaaatatttgatccttagaaaaaaatatggaatgaCGATTTGcaataagatttattttatacGAGAGTGCAAAATAATAAGTCGAAGTGTTTTAAGACATAATGAGACAATGTACAGTAATACAGTCGATGCAAACTCATAAATATGGTGACATGGACTTAACATTTATACAGTAATACAGTCGATGTAATAAACTCATAAATGTGGTAACATGGACTTAACATTTGTTTTGAGAGTTAGAGAGGGTATTTTTAATAGATAAATGGCTcaagaaaaacataataaaaatcaCTTCACTAAATAAATGCAAGCAAAGAAGCattattggaaaaaaatatttctaatacTACGATCGAAGTGCAAGAACACATAATAGTATAAATTAAGGAACAGGAAATTATATGAGTGATTTTATGAGTACCAGTGTGGAAGGATAAGTGAAATAACGTTCAATTACCTACAAGTCCTTTTTCCTAATTTGTGCGCTTCATAACCTCATATTAAGGTCATGTTTCAGATAAGCTAAAATTTCATCACGTCATGTctaattattttcttcatgCTTCTTCCGCTTACTGTACCACTCTAGTAATCTTTTATAGCCATCTTCTCACACTTTCTCGCTAGGCTATTCATGCATCTCCTTATATATGTTCGAACTATCTCAAtctcatttttcatatattgtCTTCTAACAGAGTCACTCCCGCTTAAACTGAAATAACTACATAAAAGTAGATTTATGCTCATCTACTAGCAATCTTGTAATCTCTCTCATCTACAAGTTcaatatacattattatatgaaataactacataaaataacaattcataacattagaatgTAATTACGTTTTTAAGTTTTCAGCAATCTTAAAGAACTCATTATATACACTTTGCTATATTGACttcaaacaaaacataaatttgttttaaaacaatattttaaaattttgatgtaCAAATTGTATAGAACTACAAGAGGTATATATAGGCTCATAAACACTACAATGCAAactaatttcattttctttaagccctttttaaaaatttaactcaTAACTAATTCAACTTTTTCTTCACATTAATTGTAGTTTACGTTATAAACTCAACTATTATAAACTCCTCCGAATGTTTAGACGAGATTGACAACTGGTAACTAACAAACacaaaaaagttatatataaaatttaactcaaatttaattaaaatttattcaaaattattttacgTCTAAATTTTAAACTCATCTAAAAAAAACTCTTGATGGCAATAACCCAACGGACCAACAGGGAAAATAATAACAACTTAACATCAACACTATCAGTACAACTCATGATAAGATCCAAAGAATtatctttaaattaaatttagcAAACAATAAATGCAAATATAAGCCAGTTTTggtagtattttgaaatatagaTCATTTTTAATagtgttaatattttatttatatttgtcagtgattatttttattacatttaATGTACTTAACATGAAAATATTGAATACTAATCTATATAGTTTCAAAGTTATtaagtagaaaataaaaataaaagagtatCACATtaactacaaaataaatatttaagaaatgaCTGAATATAACTTAAAGTGAGAGAACTATGCACATCACTAAATATATGACCTATTTCAAGGtataatcaattttatatttttttgcaaGTTTGATCAAAGTTATTTTATAACGTGTGATCAAAATGTTCAATCATTTTGATATGCATACACTATAAATTTCTATCACGTTATTtgaattctttttctttgtcaCTCATTACTTACCTAACATCACATCTATAATTttgaatgtaaaaaaaaaaaatctataatcACGAGCTAAAACTAATTCATAAAGAGATCTTATATAACATTTTCTCCTAAGGAGAATCTCCATGACAACTCAACGACGtacaattcaataattacattgtttaaatgcaaaaataatatattagcATTCATAACTAGCAAACTAGAAAAAAGACTTTGACATAAATTAGaataatttgaataataaaagtAAGATTGTTATAAATTTGAtgttaatgaaataaattaaacgaaagaaaaataaaataaaagcaaaataaaactaactttatattaaaattatattttatgggaagaaaaatagaacatgacacataaaatttaaaaataaaagttcacTCCATAGTTTGAGATAGATAAAGTattcaaagaaaataacaaatttcACCCCAATTtgtattcaatttttaaaaatattatttcaatcgATTTTGCACTATTTAATCCTCAATGAGATCAAAATTAGTTTCTCTTGCACTCATTCCACTTATTacaatcatattatatatatatataaaatcatcatttaagaaaaaaattaacgaCATAAGCTATTATActtgaattaataaatttttttagcggatttataaaaaataacttaataccCATAATTATGATTGCTATAAACAAAAATGTAATCGATAATTGATTATTCAATATTAATTGaacacaatatatacaatatcaaaaattaaatgtattgCATAAATATGAAGTTAGTTCATAAATttcttttaacatattttaacttatcAACTATCAAATAATCGAAGAGATGATATTGATTACTATCTATATATTTTGGAGTGTAAGTAATTATAAATGATATAGATTAtccaaaaattcaatatttcatccaaaaaaataaaataattaactgaCAATCTTCGATACATAAGAACAATATCAACggaaaaaagatttaaattaacattttctttgtaaaatacTTTACTGAAACTGTTTGATTTCTTATGAAATCTCTCATATAAACTGTCTAATAAACACTTGATataattaaaactaaattacatacttatcatttGTATTAGTGTTTAGATTTACAATATGCACTCACTTGAGATATATACATTTCGAAATATGTATtcacttcattatttcatttcattattaattattatttagtataaaaaaataaaattaggtttatttattttttatcgatGGTAAAAagactatttaaaaaaaagaagagaagaagatgGTGTATAAGTATATAAACTTGGAAAATACAGTcactgattttttttctaagatCACATCacaattagttttttttttctaacatgtttgatttttagattaaaaaaaattaattatttaaatcttaatTTAACAACAGAGATAAGACTAAATCTAAAGATTTTGTCAGGTGCCAAATGTTtcaaaaatacaaattcaaactATTATAGAACTTTccaaaatttattgaaaaatactGATTGcaacaaaaaattgaagatgTCTTGGTTAGTacattttttatcaaaagaatttatttatttatgtggattgaaaatttaaaacactaTTATAAGAATGTATTATTCTTATCAAAGTTGTTTCataatcttttattaaaaacaCTAAATATTTGAGGGAAGACTTTTATTTGTGtgtacttaatttttttttaaaaaaagagattattttaatattacttATCGCATGTTActtatatcatttaataaaaacaatataaaataattaaagaccAAATCAAAAGATTTTATAAAGGAAACAATTGCAACAATAAATTGAAGATATATCTCGactagtatattttttttattaaaataaatatataatttgtttacgtgaattgaaaaaatttaaaatattattataaaagaaaGTTATTCTTAACGAAAcagtttcataattttttattgaaagtagtaaatattctgaagaagaatttgtttgaacttaattttataaaagaaagattactttaattttattagaCGAATTCTATTTgtatcatttataaaataaaaataaaaaatattaaagagcgaatcaaaaattttaatcaCAACAATAAATTGAAGATATGTCTTGGCTAGTATATATATCcttcaaaacaaatattttattctgaatctaaaatttaaatcaccattataaaaaaaaaaatttatcaccTATTTCATAATCTTTTATCGAAAGCATTAAACAATTGAGGAGTAAGACTTTCATTTGTGTgtacttgatatttttttttagaaatatattccaattttattcatatcaatttttgaaaaaaataaataaaataaataaaataccaACAGATTTTACAAAgggaaacaaaagaaaatagtaaaaaattgAAGGACTGAGTAAACAATTCAAGCCAAAGCAGAAAAAAGggaattatattataaaatgacTTCATCTCTCTCCCATTTCCCCTTCTTTCACCATTGCACTTCACTTTCCTCTCTCTGTCTCTATTACTGTAACCCCTAAAGCGCAAGTAACTGACATCTCTGCTAaacccttttcaagattctTTTCTCCTTCAATCTCTTTTCAAGTATAACTTCAAGAAACTTCAAGAATCTTTAAAGAAGATGGAGGAACATGGGGTATCAAGCAATGTAGCTCGTGCTATAGTGGCTGCCCTTGATTGGAACTCGTCTCCTGATGACCGTAAAGCCGCTTATGCCTATTTAGAATCCGTAAGCAGCAGATAGCTCATAtatctttttttcccttttaaagaACCCACtttgttatatttataattcttGAAAAAGTAGGAAGGAACAAAGTAATGggtttgttttttatttgttgcCCCTTCTTGAATTAGGTTTAGAAAAAGTTTGAGtctttagtggaaaatttatgTAGGTGACTTGATTTTTGAGTCATATAGTTCTGTTAATGTGATTCTTGATCGCCATGTTTGAGTTGTATGAAGGATTGTGAAAGAGTTGGGGTCTTACTTGCTAAATGTTTATGTGTGTGTGGTTTATAGCTTCATCCTATGGGGATTGGagtgtattttcttttcttggtattttcttgaagaaaagGTATGGTAGGGGTTTTGTAGAGTGTGGTTTGaattgaatattaaaaaaaaagagttgctAAACGATATATGGGAGTTCTGCTGATACAAGTTGCTTGggtataataattttaattggaTTAGTAGATGCTTGTATGGTATTTGAAGTAACAGTCTGCCCTTTGAATCATAGAGTTTGGTTGAGGGGTTTAGGTTCACATGGAAGCGAAAGGGTTTTTGATCACTTCACTTTTTGTTTCCTTATTCTTATTTGAGTTGTTGGTAGGTTTCTGATGAAGTTGGGTGTTTCAACTGCATATTTCTTTTGCAGATAAAAGCAGGGGATGTACGTGTCCTCGCGAGCACATCATTTATTTTAGTAAGGAAAGAATGGTCTTCAGAAATACGATTGCAAGCCTACAAGATGCTCCAGGTTACATTATGATAACTCTGCATTTAGTTCTTACTTCTTAGCTTTTTATCCTTAGCTAGGCCACCCAAAAATCTTAGTTTCAACTGTTCCTTTGGTGGAGATTCGATAAGTAGAACTTAGTTTTCTACCAATAGCATTGTTCAGTAAGGACTTCATCCAAAACCGGATGCGAAGTCACAAAGGTACACTTTTCAAATTTCTATTGTTCAAGGAACGAGAACAAGACACGGGTAATTAGCTTTTGTCTTCAGTACAGAGTGAATAAATAAGGTTTTAAAGCTCCACTATGCCCTCTGGTTTCTACCCCACTTTATACTCTATGATGTCCTTCTCCAGAAGATTTGAGCCAATCTGTTTTCAGAAAGATAACAAAGATTAGCTGCTGGGGAAAACATAGTTTCCTGTCCTAAATGGGCATAATGTACTTGACAACAAAACACCAAAATATGTTGGAAAATGGCCGAGCTTCTTtgctttaatattttttgtggttGAATTCAGCAGAGAAGGTATGCCACTTACCTATATaagggatttgaaattttgactcAAGTGTCCTTTGCACTCATCTTTCGAAATTTCATACAAGTACACTCTGTGATGTAGATGTCCCAATATTGTCTGAATGACTTAACGTTGAGCTCCTTCTATCCGTTTCTCTAAGTTCTATTAATTTTATAGCATTTGGTGAGGTTGCGATGGGATGAATTAAACCCTGATGAGAGAAGGAACTTTGCAAGTGTAGCTGTTGATTTGATGTCTGAAATTACTAATTCCAGTGAAGAGTGGGCTTTGAAAAGTCAGACATCAGCTCTTGTTGCCGAGGTATTTCTGCTGTGttttcctcatttttttttctttttgaaaaaagattTGGTCAAttcatttgataaatttatagtTCTTAGGACCACACGATTGTCTATGTTTCAGATAGCTAGAAGAGAAGGTTTAAGTTTATGGCAGGAGCTTTTTCCATCTCTAGTATCTCTTTCTAATAAGGGTCCTGCACAAGTAAGTTTCATCTTTCTCCTGTTTGGTTCCGTGGTGTTCCTTTTTTACACTTATTTGAGGTCTTCATCAGGTAATGCAGCTGCGTTATCTTTCTCGTTGCAGGCAGAACTGGTCTCAATGATGCTAAGGTGGCTTCCTGAAGATATAACTGTCCATAATGAAGATTTAGAAGGTCTGTGGTTAAAATAAACTGAATAGTCAGTGCTATTCTGTAAACTGGATTACACATTGACCATTATTTTATTGTAAGAAAAAGAGGTAGGCTGCATAGTAGTATTATTTCTTTGATTGAGGTGCTTAGGTGAGAGAGACTCATGGTTTAGTGTTTTAGAATGTTTTTgtaactcaactcaactcatgTCAATGCCAAATTAGTGTCTGCTATATAAATCCTTTGTATCCATTCTACTCCTTATCCCATGCGTCCACTTTGTATTAAAAAGATTTATCATAGTTTGATGCTTTTTACATTGACAAATATAATCTACAGTAATCTTTCTCCTTTACCGACCCTGGGACTGGCTATGCTTTTCATACTGGCAGAGTTTAGAatgttataaataatttaacataatttgTGTGTTTTTTCATGCTGTAAAAACCTTGATtctaattatttctattttcttattACCTGGTACCTTTTCTGTTGATTTAGGTGATCGCCGTAGGCTATTATTACGGGGACTTACCGACTCTTTGCCAGAGATTTTTCCCTTACTGTACAGTGTAAGTTTTTGGTTGGGACTTCTTGTGTAGTGGGATATTTTTGCATCATTCTGAGTCTTACTCTCATAGCCAGTTACTAGAAAGACACTTTGGAGCTGCACTAACTGAAGCAGGAAGACAACAATTAGAAGTTGCAAGACAGCATGCAGCAGCTGTAACTGCCACTCTAAATGCTGTTAATGCATATGCTGAATGGGCTCCCTTGCCAGATCTTGCAAAATATGGAATAATACATGGGTATGCTCTCTGTACTTGCAAGTGTATAAGATGAGTTTAGTATAGTGTATTTATCCCTCTTTTGCAAATAGTTGTGGAATCTTGCTCTCCTCTCCGGATTTTCGTCTTCATGCATGTGAATTCTTCAAGCTTGTCTCCCTGAGGTATGTTGCACCAATGATATCTTGTAATGTAAACATTACATATTTAGGTCAAGAAACTTTTAAGTTATTCCTGAAAATACTTTCAGGAAAAGACCAACTGATGCTGCTGTTGAGTTTGATTCCGCAATGAGTaacatttttcagattttgatgAAAGTCTCTGGAGACTTTTTGCAAAAATCTGACTCTGGTGCAGTCATTGATGAGAATGAATTTGAGTTTGCTGAGTACATATGTGAGAGCATGGTTGCTTTGGGTTCTTCAAACTTGCAATGTATTGCTGCTGATAATTCAGTTCTATCATATTACCTTCAACAGGTGATACCTTGTTCCTTTTATTTTACTCTGACAGCAACTTATCttaaactcattttcttttgAGAATAAGCTTTGTATATCTCCCCATCTTTAGTAAATTAATATCTTTTGTAAAGGAGACTCAACTATGATTGGTAGACTGATTTCGAGGAAATGTTTTCTGTTGCTATCAAACATCATTTAAGGCACTGACTGTGTAGCATGTTTATGTCTTTGGTACATTGTCTAGCATACAATAAGAGGCTTGAGTGTATATGCCAAGTCTAAGCTAGCTTGATATTTGTTTTTGATCATTGGCATGTGCATGATTCTACGGGTCCTGCTTTATTCGGCTGTTTAAGGGATACTTAATGTTGCTGTCCTTCATTCATTTTGTTAGGTGAGGTGAATACTTGAGGTGTCCACAActtcaagtatttgaatttgaatgattTGGTTTTATGCGTCAATTGACTTTACGGGCTATctcatcttattttattaatttattcgcTCAAAATATCTGAATCTTAATTCAGTACTAAAATCTAACTTATTCGGTACTTTTCAGATGCTCGGATTTTTCAAGCACCATAAGCTTGCTCTCCATTATCAATCTCTACTGTTTTGGCTGGTGGGTACCATAAGTGTATTTTTCACTGATGTGTATGTAATCTTTGGACAAGTTATGTTTCTCTGACCTTTCACATTTCATTCCCTTGGTAGACGCTTATGAGAGATTTGTTGTCAAAGCCAAAGATTATTGGGTCTGGGGAAAACTCAGCTAGTAATCTTG comes from Solanum pennellii chromosome 1, SPENNV200 and encodes:
- the LOC107006175 gene encoding probable serine/threonine-protein kinase At1g54610, producing the protein MGCVLGREASSGLVHNGREEKREGAHYEKKSQSISAESTETLEVKGAENVTVDTEVVEADEGDETKKDDKTEHDGKSRKEKRRSKPDPRLSNPPKHKHGEQVAAGWPSWLSAHVGEAIDGWLPRRADTFEKIDKIGQGTYSNVYKARDTVTGKIVALKKVRFDNLEPESVRFMAREIIILRQLDHPNVIKLEGLVTSRMSCSLYLVFEYMDHDLAGLAASPEIKFTEAQVKCYMHQLLSGLEHCHNRHVLHRDIKGSNLLLDNSGILRIADFGLATIFDPSHKHQMTSRVVTLWYRPPELLLGATDYGVGIDLWSAGCILAELLAGKPIMPGRTEVEQLHKIYKLCGSPSEEYWKKSKLPNATLFKPREPYRRCIKETFKDFPQSSLPLIDTLLAIDPAERKTATDALRSEFFNTEPYACDPSSLPKYPPTKEMDAKRRDDEARRLRAANKATGDGAKRVRHRERTRAGPAPDANAENQANIDRRRLITHANAKSKSEKFPPPHQDGGLGVPLGASHHIDPSLVPPDVPFSSTSFTYSKEPVQNWSGPLVEPASAGGRRKKHTAGDAKKHLSKRR